From one Comamonas piscis genomic stretch:
- a CDS encoding DUF6531 domain-containing protein: MSGKPAARRDDKVNGARIITGSSGVLIGNQGGVACSVCPGAEAVGNPVNPQLGAKVLSGASDLDFALPGAIPLVWQRQYSSYVNAQHGGYCGMLGYGWGLPLDLRISLQASATLLHDSQGRTITFDALAAGESIYSPSEDIWLLRSGRHPGNLTNDLAAMTGPAKFTERGAADSFEAPPPHSQQAPLWWQGRFSWIRRDMACGDLMILAANGSGDTVWVFGPANWQAIEAARKAMKAQKAEGKPVTVQEPDIDSNWILLGKVDRLGRSQRYFWTKVLGQERITTIDDGVGRGYQLHYTQALAAQDAQHFHHKSADTDDHEDEHFFWQADTGVRLSKVDLYRDPLAPMLQTKSTTLVQYSYSTEGNLVSVTNRHGQVVRRFAWRNHLMIAHQERSGPEHHYAYDRYEPGGQAIEQRNQEGVDYKFDYQELPEVDGQPRRACVVTDSLGRIDKYIFQGDAGLARLVEHTRADGSTIKRKYNQYGHLSKVTDPLGRSVYIAVSPMGQLLATQGPDGSRSSQRFDDTTNLLQSSTDAAGRTTHYEYDFHNRLTRVTLPGGSSEQYHYPNITGSPSDLAIRDNADKPIRITDANGRDKHITYTPTGQTASYTDCSGHTTHYEYNRWGQTTTVRNALGERAAYDYNEQDQLRSVYYPDGSTEHYTYDARGQVVEVKAGRRDDRDLNSPSKSRIPVSATASSVRMAYDLWGRLTSRSHAGQHLGFAYDRAGRLTQLTNENGEHTRFTWDVMDRLAQETGFDARVQSYEYDAAGQLTQSADGWAAEQSLAAHTSHYEWTITGQLAARHLPATQLLPATTQRYEWGKVGELLQASVWHQIEADDVGPSRHPAKEGILQSQAVIERDPAGRVVGEVQRLYKAPTPDDLQDRFFAPEIEFEHRISHQLDTLGNRQGSQLQGLGEVGYLLYGAGHVHDITWQGESLVNFERDALHREIHRQVLTDIKNQTPGETTAKPLYRKLGWDAAGRMETMQWMGLEQGSALDDMLSIPGAAQGAATTTRVPQTLLGAMSARQYYYDSLGQMVSMRSHAGISRFAYDGAGRLTGAHTPHAGSQRWQFDPAGNRLPIAGPETKPATPDAITGHLNETDRLRAQQRAATQANPITKEQLLRSDFNPLQAAPDPANNQPVQTSKRWAGNRVAYYENQEDASSQGAKIHYQYDSRGNRTQSLDEATGRKLELMYDSGNQLVQVVVTENEKQTAQQYRYDAFGRRLVKYNMPANSESGDLSETDYFGWDGDRLIHTERYNSANVKDEAGAAQPEVIHTIYEPGSFTPLIQLRRASKAPLDLGEQLLANTSPGVVQDALRSALADIKELSATLPQNIAFKSMSKDVQIFMREQLQEYEQTLSDQRKEAAEKVEIRHYLCDHLGTPNALIREDSRLDWAVQLDAWGNVREEHNPSDLYQPIRLPGQHADGINRLYYNRHRYFDATIGAYISEDPIGLRGGNLKKSYANSNPLTFIDVLGLHSRRDPYGRTPEALGARFNTIFCDGETLKVYLQELKHEQCPSIKICTTEHEAIHIEDVLRENPDVCKGNAGSVIVVSNNNSERLKSEERAFTKEIECLERESESTSLTDCKSRLDLKKEELEWQLKNKVLKGDYP, encoded by the coding sequence ATGTCCGGAAAGCCAGCAGCACGAAGAGATGACAAAGTCAATGGCGCGCGAATCATTACGGGCTCCAGTGGCGTATTGATAGGTAACCAAGGTGGCGTGGCATGCTCGGTGTGTCCTGGTGCAGAAGCAGTAGGCAATCCTGTCAACCCGCAGCTAGGCGCCAAGGTCCTGTCTGGCGCGTCTGATCTAGACTTTGCATTGCCAGGCGCCATACCTCTTGTCTGGCAACGCCAGTACAGCAGCTATGTCAACGCGCAGCATGGCGGGTATTGTGGGATGCTGGGCTACGGCTGGGGCCTGCCACTGGATCTGCGCATTTCCCTGCAGGCAAGCGCCACCTTGCTGCATGACAGCCAGGGCCGCACGATCACTTTTGACGCGCTGGCGGCGGGCGAATCCATCTATAGCCCCAGCGAAGATATCTGGCTGCTGCGCTCGGGCAGGCACCCCGGCAATTTGACCAATGATCTTGCGGCCATGACGGGGCCCGCCAAGTTCACGGAGCGCGGCGCAGCGGATAGCTTTGAGGCACCACCTCCCCACAGCCAACAGGCGCCCTTGTGGTGGCAGGGGCGCTTCTCCTGGATCCGGCGCGATATGGCTTGCGGGGATTTGATGATCCTGGCGGCTAATGGGAGCGGGGATACGGTATGGGTATTTGGTCCCGCCAACTGGCAGGCGATTGAGGCGGCGCGCAAGGCGATGAAGGCGCAGAAGGCTGAAGGTAAGCCAGTCACAGTGCAGGAACCGGACATCGATTCAAACTGGATCTTGCTAGGCAAGGTAGACCGGCTGGGCCGCTCCCAGCGCTACTTCTGGACCAAAGTGTTGGGCCAGGAACGCATCACCACTATCGACGATGGCGTGGGCCGGGGCTACCAGCTGCACTACACGCAAGCGCTTGCCGCGCAAGACGCTCAGCACTTTCACCACAAGAGCGCTGACACCGACGACCACGAAGACGAGCACTTCTTTTGGCAAGCCGACACAGGTGTGCGCCTGTCTAAGGTAGATCTGTATCGCGACCCTTTGGCGCCCATGCTGCAGACCAAGTCCACCACCTTGGTGCAGTACAGCTACAGCACTGAGGGTAATCTGGTCTCCGTCACCAACCGCCACGGCCAGGTGGTGCGGCGCTTTGCCTGGCGCAACCATTTGATGATCGCCCACCAAGAGCGCAGCGGGCCAGAGCACCACTATGCCTATGACCGTTATGAGCCAGGCGGCCAAGCAATCGAGCAGCGCAACCAAGAGGGCGTGGACTACAAGTTTGACTACCAAGAGCTACCAGAAGTGGATGGCCAGCCGAGGCGAGCTTGTGTGGTTACGGACAGCCTGGGGCGGATCGACAAATACATCTTCCAAGGCGATGCAGGCTTGGCAAGGTTGGTGGAACACACCCGCGCTGACGGGAGCACCATCAAACGCAAATACAACCAATACGGCCATCTAAGCAAAGTCACCGACCCGCTAGGCCGCAGCGTATACATAGCAGTCAGCCCCATGGGCCAGCTGCTGGCAACGCAAGGCCCAGACGGCTCGCGCAGCAGCCAACGCTTTGACGACACGACCAATCTGCTGCAAAGCAGTACGGACGCGGCAGGCCGTACCACCCACTACGAGTACGACTTCCACAACCGCCTGACGCGGGTGACCTTGCCGGGTGGCAGCAGCGAGCAATACCACTACCCCAACATCACTGGCAGCCCCTCGGACCTGGCGATCCGCGACAATGCCGACAAGCCCATCCGCATCACCGATGCCAATGGCCGCGACAAACACATTACCTACACCCCCACGGGCCAAACCGCCAGCTACACCGACTGCTCAGGCCACACCACCCATTACGAATACAACCGCTGGGGCCAGACCACAACGGTGCGCAATGCGCTGGGCGAGCGGGCGGCTTACGACTACAACGAGCAGGACCAACTGCGGTCCGTTTACTACCCCGATGGGAGCACGGAGCACTACACCTACGATGCCCGGGGGCAGGTAGTCGAAGTAAAGGCCGGGCGTCGTGACGACCGTGATCTCAACAGTCCCAGCAAGAGCCGCATCCCTGTCAGCGCCACCGCGTCCAGCGTGCGGATGGCCTATGACCTCTGGGGGCGCCTCACCAGCCGCAGCCATGCCGGTCAGCATTTAGGCTTTGCCTACGACAGGGCAGGCCGACTGACCCAGCTAACCAATGAGAACGGCGAGCACACCCGCTTTACCTGGGATGTGATGGACCGCCTGGCGCAGGAGACCGGGTTTGACGCGCGGGTGCAGAGCTACGAATACGACGCAGCCGGGCAGCTTACGCAATCCGCAGATGGCTGGGCTGCAGAGCAAAGCCTGGCTGCGCATACCAGCCACTATGAATGGACTATCACCGGGCAATTGGCTGCACGCCATTTACCAGCGACACAACTACTCCCCGCGACTACCCAGCGTTATGAATGGGGCAAGGTAGGTGAGTTGCTGCAAGCAAGTGTGTGGCACCAAATCGAAGCCGATGACGTGGGCCCAAGCCGCCATCCAGCCAAAGAAGGCATCCTGCAAAGCCAGGCCGTCATCGAGCGCGATCCAGCAGGCCGGGTCGTTGGCGAAGTTCAACGCCTCTACAAAGCTCCCACCCCGGATGATCTGCAAGACCGGTTCTTTGCCCCCGAGATCGAGTTTGAACACCGCATTAGCCATCAGCTTGACACCCTGGGCAACCGCCAAGGCAGCCAGCTCCAAGGGCTGGGAGAAGTGGGATACCTGCTCTACGGCGCAGGCCACGTCCATGACATCACCTGGCAAGGCGAAAGCCTCGTCAACTTTGAGCGCGACGCGCTGCACCGAGAAATCCACCGCCAAGTTCTCACCGATATCAAGAACCAAACCCCCGGCGAGACCACCGCCAAGCCCCTCTACCGCAAGCTCGGCTGGGATGCTGCAGGGCGCATGGAAACGATGCAGTGGATGGGTTTGGAGCAAGGCAGTGCGCTGGATGACATGCTCTCCATTCCAGGGGCAGCCCAAGGCGCGGCTACTACCACCCGCGTCCCGCAAACGCTGCTCGGTGCCATGAGCGCCCGGCAGTACTACTACGACAGCCTGGGCCAAATGGTCAGCATGCGCAGTCATGCCGGCATCAGCCGCTTTGCGTACGACGGGGCAGGACGCCTGACCGGCGCCCACACGCCGCATGCCGGATCGCAACGCTGGCAATTCGACCCCGCAGGCAACCGCCTGCCCATCGCAGGCCCCGAGACTAAGCCCGCAACCCCAGACGCCATCACCGGCCACCTCAACGAAACCGACCGCCTGCGCGCCCAGCAACGTGCGGCCACCCAAGCCAACCCCATCACCAAAGAGCAACTGCTGCGCAGCGACTTCAATCCACTGCAGGCGGCTCCTGACCCCGCCAATAACCAGCCCGTGCAAACCAGCAAACGCTGGGCCGGCAACCGCGTGGCGTATTACGAGAACCAGGAAGACGCGAGCAGCCAGGGGGCAAAAATCCACTACCAGTACGACAGCCGAGGCAATCGCACCCAAAGCTTGGATGAAGCAACGGGCCGCAAGCTGGAGCTGATGTATGACAGTGGCAACCAGCTGGTGCAGGTAGTCGTCACAGAAAACGAAAAACAAACCGCCCAGCAGTACCGCTACGACGCCTTTGGACGGCGACTAGTCAAATACAACATGCCGGCCAACTCAGAATCAGGCGACCTGAGCGAGACGGACTACTTCGGCTGGGACGGAGATCGTCTGATTCACACCGAGCGGTACAACAGCGCCAACGTCAAAGATGAAGCCGGCGCAGCGCAACCCGAAGTCATCCACACCATCTACGAGCCTGGGTCGTTTACACCACTCATCCAGCTGCGCAGAGCCAGCAAAGCTCCCCTAGATCTGGGCGAACAACTGCTCGCCAACACCTCACCAGGCGTGGTGCAGGACGCGCTGCGCAGCGCCCTGGCAGATATCAAGGAGCTCAGCGCCACGCTGCCCCAGAACATCGCTTTTAAGTCCATGTCCAAGGATGTGCAGATCTTTATGCGCGAGCAGCTGCAGGAGTACGAGCAAACGTTGAGCGACCAACGCAAAGAAGCTGCAGAAAAAGTTGAGATCCGCCACTACCTCTGCGACCACCTAGGCACTCCCAATGCCTTGATCCGGGAAGACAGCCGGCTGGACTGGGCAGTGCAATTGGATGCTTGGGGGAATGTGCGGGAGGAGCATAACCCGAGTGACTTGTACCAGCCGATTCGGCTGCCGGGGCAGCATGCGGATGGTATTAACCGATTGTATTACAACAGGCATAGATACTTTGACGCGACCATAGGTGCGTATATATCTGAAGATCCAATTGGTCTAAGAGGCGGAAATTTAAAAAAAAGTTATGCTAATTCGAATCCTTTGACATTTATTGATGTGTTGGGATTGCATTCGCGCCGGGACCCGTATGGTCGGACTCCTGAAGCCCTCGGTGCTCGGTTCAATACAATATTTTGTGATGGTGAAACGTTAAAGGTTTACTTGCAGGAGCTAAAGCATGAGCAATGTCCATCAATCAAAATATGTACTACTGAGCATGAGGCGATTCACATCGAAGATGTGTTGAGGGAAAATCCAGATGTTTGCAAAGGAAATGCAGGCTCAGTTATTGTCGTTTCGAATAATAATTCTGAGCGCCTGAAGTCAGAGGAGCGTGCATTCACCAAGGAGATCGAGTGCCTTGAAAGGGAGTCTGAATCAACCTCTCTAACCGATTGCAAAAGCAGGCTGGATTTAAAAAAGGAAGAGCTGGAGTGGCAGTTGAAAAACAAAGTTCTAAAAGGAGACTATCCATGA
- a CDS encoding dihydrofolate reductase family protein — protein MQCSSFIATSLDGFIAKTDGSLDWLNAANATVPEGEDCGYAQYMAGVDVILMGRKTFETVLGFGAWPYDKPVYVVSRQWSALPAGAPATAQLWKDSLPALCTHLAASGFRAAYVDGGQLIQSFINAQLLDEITITRIPVLLGSGLPLFGPLADGTSTVAAQHLQTRSFDFGFVQSDYRLHYTAAGQ, from the coding sequence ATGCAATGCAGCAGCTTTATCGCCACCAGCCTCGACGGTTTTATCGCCAAAACCGATGGCAGCCTGGACTGGCTCAATGCCGCCAATGCCACCGTGCCTGAAGGGGAAGATTGCGGCTATGCGCAGTACATGGCCGGCGTCGATGTGATCCTGATGGGGCGCAAAACCTTTGAGACGGTGCTGGGCTTTGGCGCCTGGCCGTATGACAAGCCGGTCTATGTCGTGTCCCGCCAGTGGAGCGCCCTGCCCGCTGGCGCCCCCGCCACTGCGCAGCTGTGGAAAGACAGCCTCCCTGCCCTCTGCACCCATCTGGCCGCCAGCGGCTTTCGCGCCGCCTATGTCGATGGTGGGCAGCTGATCCAGTCTTTCATCAATGCGCAGCTGCTTGACGAGATCACCATCACCCGCATCCCTGTGCTGCTGGGCAGCGGCCTGCCATTGTTTGGGCCCTTGGCGGACGGCACCAGCACGGTTGCCGCTCAGCATCTGCAGACGCGGAGCTTTGACTTTGGCTTTGTGCAGAGTGATTATCGGCTGCACTATACGGCTGCTGGGCAGTAA
- a CDS encoding Bug family tripartite tricarboxylate transporter substrate binding protein, with amino-acid sequence MQRRQWWATLALTAIATVTTAAYASTAQGNYPSAPITMIVPFAAGSGTDAVARAVGQKLGERLQQPVIVDNRAGANAQIAAGLVAKAKPDGYTLFMTTNTSHSANPWLVKSLKYDPIKDFTPIARVGELPFALAVHPSVPADSVQALIDYAKANPGKLSYATPNSTSLVASETLRFLSKTDIVGVPYKSSPQALTDLMGNQVQMYVVDLGSGWSMLKTDRVRTLAVTAAKGSKILPNVPPIGKTLPGFDITSWNGIFAPAGTPPEVVNKINTALQAVLADEAVQKQLEQIGFEVWPTKTPQEFAQYVSEQLAYWGRLVKQADIPAQ; translated from the coding sequence ATGCAACGACGCCAATGGTGGGCCACGCTGGCCCTGACCGCGATAGCTACCGTAACGACAGCCGCCTATGCCAGCACGGCGCAAGGCAACTACCCCAGCGCGCCGATCACGATGATCGTGCCCTTCGCCGCTGGCAGCGGCACCGATGCGGTGGCCCGGGCGGTGGGCCAGAAGCTGGGCGAGCGGCTGCAGCAGCCAGTGATTGTGGATAACCGCGCGGGCGCCAATGCGCAGATTGCGGCAGGCTTGGTGGCGAAGGCCAAGCCGGATGGCTACACCTTGTTCATGACGACCAACACCTCGCACTCGGCCAATCCGTGGCTAGTCAAAAGCCTGAAGTACGACCCGATCAAGGACTTCACGCCGATTGCCCGTGTCGGGGAGCTGCCGTTTGCGCTGGCGGTGCATCCCTCTGTGCCAGCCGATTCGGTGCAGGCGCTGATCGACTACGCCAAGGCCAACCCGGGCAAGCTCTCGTACGCGACGCCCAACAGCACCTCGCTGGTGGCGTCGGAGACGCTGCGCTTTCTGTCCAAGACCGATATCGTGGGCGTGCCCTACAAATCCAGCCCGCAGGCGCTGACCGACCTGATGGGTAACCAGGTGCAGATGTATGTGGTGGACCTGGGCTCGGGCTGGAGCATGCTCAAGACCGATCGGGTGCGCACCCTGGCCGTGACGGCCGCCAAGGGCAGCAAGATCCTCCCCAATGTGCCGCCCATCGGCAAGACCTTGCCGGGCTTTGACATCACCTCCTGGAACGGCATTTTTGCGCCGGCGGGCACGCCCCCGGAGGTGGTCAACAAAATCAATACTGCCTTGCAGGCCGTGCTGGCCGATGAGGCTGTGCAAAAGCAGCTGGAACAGATTGGCTTTGAAGTCTGGCCCACGAAGACACCACAGGAGTTTGCCCAGTATGTGAGCGAGCAGCTGGCGTACTGGGGGCGCCTGGTCAAGCAGGCCGACATCCCGGCGCAGTAA
- a CDS encoding cupin domain-containing protein: MTSRYLIRASEVEAYSPANHTGTFNRRLVSQANVGAQHMEVVLGEIAKGGGALPHAHPGMEQACYLLEGTAHVEVEGEGFEMVPGDTCFFPADKMHIFQTTSDTPAKLLVIYSPPYGENPERVRRPA; this comes from the coding sequence ATGACTTCGCGCTACTTGATCCGTGCCTCCGAGGTAGAGGCCTATAGCCCCGCCAACCATACCGGAACCTTTAACCGCCGCCTGGTGAGCCAGGCCAATGTGGGTGCCCAGCACATGGAAGTGGTGCTGGGCGAGATTGCCAAGGGCGGAGGCGCGCTGCCCCATGCCCATCCCGGCATGGAGCAGGCCTGCTACCTGCTGGAGGGCACGGCCCATGTCGAAGTGGAGGGCGAGGGCTTTGAGATGGTGCCGGGCGATACCTGCTTTTTCCCGGCCGACAAGATGCACATCTTCCAGACCACCAGCGACACGCCTGCGAAGCTGCTGGTGATCTACAGCCCGCCTTATGGCGAGAACCCAGAGCGGGTGCGCCGGCCGGCCTGA
- a CDS encoding acyl-CoA dehydrogenase family protein, translating into MDFALTEEQQQIVDAVEKVCAPFDADYWHARDNDGAFPEDFYRALADAGWLGIAMPEAYGGAGLGITEAALMMHTISATGAGLSGASAVHMNIFGLHPVVVYGTDAQKARMLPPLIAGKDKACFGVTEPNTGLNTLKLKTRAVRDGDHYVVHGQKVFISTAQQASKILLLARTKPVEECKGTEGLSLFYTDFDRSKIEVHEIAKMGRKCVDTNQLFIDGLRIPVEDRIGEENRGFEYILHGMNPERILIACEAIGLGRAALGRATQYAREREVFNRPIGQNQGIQHPLAERWMELEAAFLLAMKAAWLYDRHQPCAAEANAAKFLGAEAGYKACETAIFTHGGMGYAKEFHVERLMRESWIPRLAPVSPQLILCFIAEKVLGLPKSY; encoded by the coding sequence ATGGATTTCGCCCTGACCGAAGAGCAGCAACAGATCGTCGACGCCGTCGAGAAAGTCTGTGCCCCGTTTGATGCCGACTACTGGCATGCCCGTGACAACGATGGCGCTTTTCCTGAAGATTTTTACCGCGCGCTGGCCGATGCCGGCTGGCTGGGCATTGCGATGCCCGAGGCCTATGGCGGGGCCGGCCTGGGCATTACCGAGGCGGCCTTAATGATGCACACGATCTCGGCCACGGGCGCCGGGCTGTCGGGTGCGTCTGCGGTGCACATGAACATCTTCGGCCTGCACCCGGTGGTGGTCTATGGCACAGACGCGCAAAAGGCGCGCATGCTGCCGCCGCTGATTGCGGGCAAGGACAAGGCCTGCTTTGGGGTGACCGAGCCCAACACGGGGCTCAACACGCTCAAGCTCAAGACCCGGGCGGTGCGCGATGGCGACCACTATGTGGTTCATGGGCAGAAGGTGTTTATCTCCACCGCGCAGCAGGCCAGCAAGATTTTGCTGTTGGCGCGCACCAAGCCGGTGGAGGAATGCAAGGGCACTGAAGGCCTGTCGCTGTTCTATACCGACTTTGACCGCAGCAAGATCGAGGTGCATGAGATTGCCAAGATGGGCCGCAAATGCGTGGACACCAACCAGCTGTTTATCGATGGCTTGCGCATCCCCGTAGAAGACCGCATTGGTGAGGAGAACCGGGGCTTTGAATACATCCTGCATGGCATGAACCCCGAGCGCATTCTGATTGCCTGCGAGGCGATTGGCCTGGGCCGTGCGGCGCTGGGCCGCGCCACGCAGTACGCCCGCGAGCGCGAAGTGTTCAACCGCCCGATTGGCCAAAACCAGGGCATCCAGCACCCGCTGGCTGAGCGCTGGATGGAGCTGGAAGCGGCCTTTTTGCTGGCGATGAAGGCGGCCTGGCTGTATGACCGCCACCAGCCTTGCGCGGCCGAGGCCAATGCGGCCAAGTTCTTGGGGGCAGAGGCGGGTTATAAGGCTTGCGAGACCGCCATCTTTACCCATGGCGGCATGGGCTATGCGAAGGAGTTCCATGTTGAGCGACTGATGCGCGAGAGCTGGATTCCGCGCCTGGCGCCGGTGAGCCCGCAGCTGATTCTGTGCTTTATTGCGGAGAAGGTGCTGGGCCTGCCCAAGTCGTACTAG
- a CDS encoding LysR family transcriptional regulator: MKTHLLRYFVVLAEELHFGRAAQRLAITQPPLSVAIKSLEEDLGVRLLERDAKQVRLTDAGAAFLIEARQVLSQIQRAADVARNVAQGRQGQLDIGVTGSMIYRDLPHVMQAFGQQRPDIDITLHEMSTTEQQAAILRGQLQGGFVNIITPAPGLELWPLAPDTLVCCLPDNHPQAQQASLDLRSLAHERFVMFVRDVSPANYDNVIACLHNAGIHPRTSHAVRQWLAVIALVAIGQGVALVPSCMQRAGMAGVRYVPLHSSHGQTALTPGAFVWHPQSRSAALDALVEVIKAPRLATD; encoded by the coding sequence ATGAAGACCCATTTGCTGCGTTATTTTGTGGTGCTGGCCGAGGAGCTGCATTTTGGCCGCGCTGCCCAGCGCCTGGCCATCACCCAGCCTCCGCTGTCGGTCGCGATTAAATCGCTGGAAGAGGACCTGGGTGTGCGGCTGCTGGAGCGTGACGCCAAGCAGGTGCGGCTGACCGATGCCGGCGCGGCTTTTTTGATCGAGGCGCGCCAGGTGCTCAGCCAGATCCAGCGCGCGGCCGATGTGGCGCGCAATGTGGCCCAGGGGCGCCAGGGCCAGCTCGACATTGGCGTGACCGGCTCAATGATTTACCGCGACCTGCCCCATGTGATGCAGGCCTTTGGCCAGCAGCGGCCTGATATCGATATCACCTTGCATGAGATGTCCACCACCGAGCAGCAGGCGGCCATTCTGCGCGGCCAGCTGCAGGGGGGCTTTGTCAATATCATCACGCCCGCGCCGGGGCTGGAGCTGTGGCCGCTGGCGCCCGATACCTTGGTGTGCTGCCTGCCAGACAACCACCCGCAGGCACAGCAAGCCAGCCTGGATTTGCGCAGCCTGGCCCATGAGCGCTTTGTGATGTTTGTACGCGATGTCAGCCCCGCCAATTACGACAATGTGATCGCCTGCCTGCACAACGCCGGCATCCACCCGCGCACCAGCCATGCGGTGCGCCAGTGGTTGGCGGTCATTGCGCTGGTGGCTATTGGCCAGGGCGTGGCTCTTGTGCCTTCTTGCATGCAGCGGGCCGGCATGGCCGGTGTGCGCTATGTGCCGCTGCACAGCAGCCATGGCCAGACAGCGTTGACGCCCGGGGCCTTTGTCTGGCATCCGCAAAGCCGATCGGCGGCGTTGGATGCGTTGGTTGAGGTGATCAAGGCACCCAGGCTAGCAACTGATTAA
- a CDS encoding sulfite exporter TauE/SafE family protein, protein MLDTPILLAAAFVAGALNAVAGGGSFLTLPALVFTGVPPVMANATGTVALLPGYAAGAWGFKDDMQAPPGLSMRAVIALALLGGAAGAALLLVTPEAAFRKIVPWLLLAATAMFAFGPQLRRWATGAQHGATPSRGKAALGMLAVSVYGGYFNGGLGILLLALLGLLGQTNLHAMNGTKNLVSALLTAIAVAIYAAGGLVQWQPALLMMVAATLGGYLGARVARKIAPQWLRAGIVLTGLVMAVLFFLKA, encoded by the coding sequence ATGCTCGACACCCCCATCTTGCTCGCAGCCGCCTTTGTGGCCGGCGCGCTCAATGCCGTCGCCGGCGGCGGCAGCTTTTTGACCCTGCCTGCGCTGGTCTTTACCGGCGTGCCCCCCGTAATGGCCAATGCGACCGGCACTGTCGCACTGTTGCCGGGCTACGCGGCGGGGGCCTGGGGCTTCAAAGACGATATGCAGGCGCCGCCGGGCTTGTCGATGCGCGCCGTCATCGCGCTGGCGCTGCTGGGCGGCGCAGCAGGTGCCGCCTTGCTGCTGGTCACGCCCGAGGCGGCTTTCCGCAAGATCGTGCCCTGGCTGCTGCTGGCGGCCACTGCCATGTTTGCCTTTGGCCCGCAACTGCGTCGGTGGGCCACCGGTGCCCAACATGGCGCCACGCCATCGCGCGGCAAGGCCGCCCTGGGCATGCTGGCCGTCTCTGTCTATGGCGGCTATTTCAATGGCGGGCTGGGTATCTTGCTGCTGGCCTTGCTAGGGCTGCTGGGGCAAACCAACCTGCATGCGATGAATGGCACCAAAAACCTGGTGTCCGCGCTGCTCACTGCCATTGCCGTCGCCATCTATGCCGCTGGCGGCCTGGTGCAATGGCAGCCCGCCTTGCTGATGATGGTGGCCGCCACCCTGGGCGGCTACCTGGGCGCCCGCGTGGCGCGCAAGATTGCGCCGCAGTGGCTGCGCGCCGGCATTGTGCTGACTGGTTTGGTGATGGCGGTGCTGTTCTTCTTGAAGGCTTAA
- the ybeY gene encoding rRNA maturation RNase YbeY, protein MALNQLTLSLQFARFDGVAEHRAALPRGQVTRWIRHALADDAEITVRIVDTEEGQALNREYRQKDYATNVLTFDYQQEPSVLADLVLCAPVVAREAQEQNKSLQEHYAHLLVHGTLHAQGWDHETGEQDAEEMEAYETAIMQELGFADPYQK, encoded by the coding sequence ATGGCGTTGAACCAACTCACCCTCTCGCTGCAATTTGCCCGTTTTGATGGCGTGGCCGAGCACCGCGCCGCCCTGCCCCGGGGCCAGGTTACGCGCTGGATTCGCCATGCGCTGGCCGATGATGCCGAGATCACCGTGCGCATTGTCGATACCGAAGAAGGCCAGGCGCTGAACCGCGAGTACCGCCAAAAGGACTACGCCACCAATGTGCTGACCTTTGACTACCAGCAGGAGCCCAGCGTGCTGGCCGACCTGGTGCTCTGCGCCCCGGTGGTGGCGCGCGAGGCGCAGGAACAGAACAAATCGCTGCAAGAGCACTATGCCCACCTGCTGGTGCATGGCACCTTGCACGCCCAGGGCTGGGACCATGAAACCGGCGAGCAGGATGCCGAAGAAATGGAAGCCTATGAGACGGCCATCATGCAAGAACTGGGATTTGCGGACCCCTACCAGAAGTAA